The following are from one region of the Acipenser ruthenus chromosome 19, fAciRut3.2 maternal haplotype, whole genome shotgun sequence genome:
- the LOC117424501 gene encoding chromodomain-helicase-DNA-binding protein 9 isoform X8, with the protein MPPSSKNTNGSGSQSKLHSPQVRSSPVYSERRLKKAAAAAAVMMEVLVEDKQEKANRIISEAIAKAKERGEKNIPRVMSPESFPSSSSEARQERKAARRLKSKPKPKDKLSKKAKSGPSSKSKQKTKIGSPYSKRDSSSSNSSKLPHCRSLSVSGAGTMTPKPTVLRPVNSTSSLHKKIVIKFGKKKRKSESSDEESDSEPTPRRSSKDDDSKRRSNRQVKRKKYVEEGECKISDEEKKVTVKVKRAGTAPRKEHALQLFVENPSEEDAAVVDKIMSSRRVKKEVTPGVMAEVEEFYVKYKNYSYLHCEWATEQQLLKDKRIHLKIKRFKIKQAQRAHFFADMEEDPFNPDYVEVDRVLDVSYCEDKDTGEPLIYYLVKWSSLPYEDSTWELKEDVDQSKIEEFELLQAARADPRRRERPPANMWKKKEESREYQNGNQLRDYQLEGVNWLLFNWYNRRNCILADEMGLGKTIQSITFLEEIYLTGIRGPFLIIAPLSTIANWEREFRTWTHLNVIVYHGSMISRQMLQQYEMYCRDSQGRVVRGAYKFQAIITTFEMILGGSPELNAIEWRCVIIDEAHRLKNKNCKLLEGFKLMNLEHKVLLTGTPLQNTVEELFSLLHFLEPSHFPSESTFMQEFGDLKTEEQVQKLQAILKPMMLRRLKEDVEKKLAPKQETIIEVELTNIQKKYYRAILEKNFSFLSKGVGQANVPNLVNTMMELRKCCNHPYLIKGAEEKILEDFRETYSPASLNFHLQAMIQSAGKLVLIDKLLPKMKAGGHKVLIFSQMVRCLDILEDYLIQRRYLYERIDGRVRGNLRQAAIDRFSKPDSDRFVFLLCTRAGGLGINLTAADTCIIFDSDWNPQNDLQAQARCHRIGQDKAVKVYRLITRNSYEREMFDRASLKLGLDKAVLQSMSGRDNSTGGQMQQLSKKEIENLLRRGAYGAIMDEEDEGSKFCEEDIDQILQRRTKTITIESEGRGSTFAKASFVASGNRTDISLDDPNFWDKWAKKAEIDMDALNDRNSLVIDTPRVRKQTRPFSATKEELAELSEGESEGDDKPKLRRPHDRLSGYGRTECFRVEKNLLVYGWGRWRDILQHSRFKRQLNEHDVEVICRALLSYCLVHYRGDDKIKSFMWDLIAPSEDGQTKELQNHLGLSAPVPRGRKGKKMKTQPSTFDIQKAEWLHKHNPEHLLQDEGYKKHIKHHCNKVLLRVRMLYYLKQEVIGDHFQKVIDGADSSEIDMWVPEPDHSELPANWWDADADKNLLLGVFKHGYEKYSTIRGDPALSFLERVGKPDEKAIAAEQRANDYMDGDGDDPEYKPAPALLKDEMEDDVSSPGELIIADGNGDGQMMMMMEGDTIYWPPPSALTTRLRRLITAYQRNTKNRQVRQIRQIRQIQQVYPVQPSALPPAHQELINRKIAAKIERQQRWTRREEADFYRVVSTFGVVFDPEQGRFDWTKFRAMARLHKKTDESLQKYLCAFSAMCRRVCRLPPKEGESADPSISIQAITEERASRTLYRIELLRKVREQVLRHPQLYERLQLCHPSQDLPVWWETGTHDRDLLIGAAKHGVSRTDYHILRDPELSFMTAQRNYSQNKGVQSRTPTPLLQQQQQHQMGLAGSPLTPQPRLQDPKTGQPEDSQPKAERTDQLKEEPHTSEEEGFGSAGESKVKLEPWSPQGGACVSLGALDSKAEGERRMVAARTEPLTPSSVVKKQKRSSKRGRGGGGVGEGEGGGGSDSDSDGSSSSSRSSSSSSSSSCSRSGSSSSSSSSSSSSCSSGSSSSSSSSSSSSEDSDSDSEDRKENVEVTPVVKGFDEDSVASLSTTHDETQDSFLTDNGPPSSAHVFQGGYMLAASYWPKDRGMINRLDSICQAVLKGKWPTVRKSYDGTAVASFYTTKLLDSPGADTGLQGHPAPRDEPALSSPMSKVKKHVREKEFTVKINDQEGGLKLTFQKQAPPQKRPLDSEEGPLGQQQYLARLRELQSASDTSLADFSKSLPAPAAAAATAASSQLRPNGVLDGQPAVKKRRGRRKNVEGMDLLFMTKNKPAPNHLSPGGGSGPKDSSCVNPAQVLSQPPGALDTESRVPVINLKDGTRLAGHDAPKKKDLEKWLKDHPGYVADVGAFIPGKMTFQDGRPKQKRHRCRNPNKIDVNSLTGEERVQVINRRNARKVGGAFAPPLKDLCRFLQENREYGVPPEWAEVVKHSGFLPESMFDRILTGPVVRQEVSRRGRRPKSEVSKAVAGSSGPAMAVNPLLTNGLLSEMDLSSLQALQQNLQNLQSLQLTAGLMGLPAGDANNLASMFPMMLSGMAGLPNLLGMSGLLGTCPEGPGSEDRKGSSADPSAAEAKGDRTEGPLAGSGEASMTSSPSTSTAAPPSASAVASAAAASNHPLALNPLLLSSMLYPGMLLTPGLNLPIPPLSQSNLFDMQQSTNSDSSAAKASEGAVQETPGEPQEEGSGESERGPVGVDPQRDNSTEEGSEKGASSSSSESGSSSSSSDDSDSSDED; encoded by the exons CCCCCTTCCTCTAAGAACACTAATGGTTCAGGCTCCCAGTCCAAGCTGCACAGCCCCCAGGTGAGGAGCAGCCCGGTGTACTCTGAGAGGAGGCTGAAGAAGGCAGCGGCGGCGGCAGCTGTGATGATGGAGGTTCTCGTGGAGGACAAGCAGGAGAAGGCCAACCGCATCATCTCAGAGGCCATCGCCAAGGCGAAGGAGCGCGGGGAGAAGAACATCCCACGCGTCATGAGCCCCGAGAGCTTCCCCAGCTCCTCCAGCGAGGCCCGGCAGGAGCGCAAGGCGGCACGCCGGCTCAAATCCAAACCTAAACCCAAGGACAAGCTCTCCAAGAAGGCCAAGAGTGGCCCGTCCTCCAAATCCAAGCAGAAGACCAAAATCGG CTCCCCCTACTCAAAGagggacagcagcagcagcaacagcagcaagcTCCCCCACTGCCGCAGCCTGTCGGTGAGCGGTGCCGGTACGATGACCCCCAAGCCAACAGTACTGAGACCCGTGAACTCAACGAGCTCCCTGCACAA AAAAATTGTTATCAAATTTGgtaagaagaagaggaagagcgAGTCCTCGGATGAAGAGTCCGACAGCGAGCCGACGCCACGGCGCTCCTCGAAGGACGATGACTCG AAGAGAAGATCTAATCGgcaagtgaaaagaaaaaaatacgtAGAAGAGGGAGAGTGCAAGATATCAGACGAAGAGAAGAAAGTGACGGTGAAAGTGAAGAGGGCCGGCACTGCACCCCGCAAGGAGCACGCTCTGCAACTGTTCGTG GAGAACCCGAGTGAAGAAGATGCAGCGGTCGTTGATAAAATCATGTCTTCGAGGAGAGTGAAAAAAGAG GTCACACCAGGAGTGATGGCTGAAGTTGAAGAGTtttatgtaaaatacaaaaacta CTCCTATTTGCATTGTGAATGGGCCACAGAACAACAGCTCTTAAAGGACAAGAGGATTCATCTGAAGATTAAACGATTCAAGATTAAACAAGCACAAAGGGCCCACTTCTTTGCTGAT ATGGAGGAGGATCCGTTCAACCCAGACTATGTCGAGGTAGATAGAGTGCTAGACGTCTCCTACTGTGAGGACAAGGACACGGGTGAG CCTTTGATTTATTACCTGGTGAAGTGGAGCTCGCTGCCTTATGAAGACAGCACTTGGGAGCTGAAGGAAGACGTTGACCAGTCTAAAATCGAGGAGTTTGAACTACTGCAGGCAGCCAGAGCAGACCCTCGAAGGAGG GAGCGACCTCCAGCCAACATGTGGAAGAAAAAAGAGGAATCCAGGGAGTATCAAAATGGAAACCAGCTCAGGGACTACCAGCTTGAAGGAGTGAACTGGCTTCTCTTCAACTGGTACAATAG ACGGAACTGTATTCTTGCTGACGAAATGGGCCTCGGCAAGACCATCCAGTCCATCACATTCCTTGAAGAAATCTACCTGACGGGAATCCGGGGGCCCTTCCTGATCATCGCCCCCCTCTCCACCATCGCAAACTGGGAGCGGGAGTTCAGGACCTGGACCCACCTCAACGTTATCGTCTACCACGGCAGCATGATCAGCCGGCAGATGCTGCAGCAGTACGAGATGTACTGCAGGGATTCCCAG GGCCGCGTGGTTCGTGGAGCGTACAAGTTCCAGGCCATCATCACCACGTTCGAGATGATCCTCGGAGGCTCCCCGGAGCTGAACGCCATCGAGTGGCGCTGTGTGATCATCGACGAGGCTCACAGGCTGAAGAACAAGAACTGCAAATTACTGGAGGGGTTCAAGCTCATGAATCTG GAGCACAAGGTGCTGCTTACAGGAACCCCGCTGCAGAACACAGTGGAGGAGCTTTTCAGCTTGCTGCACTTCCTCGAGCCATCCCACTTCCCCTCCGAATCCACCTTCATGCAGGAATTCGGAGACCTCAAGACCGAGGAACAG GTCCAGAAGCTCCAGGCCATCCTGAAGCCCATGATGCTGCGGCGACTGAAGGAGGATGTGGAAAAGAAGCTGGCTCCCAAGCAGGAGACCATCATCGAGGTGGAGCTCACCAACATCCAGAAGAAGTACTACCGAGCCATCCTGGAGAAGAACTTCTCATTCTTGTCGAAAGGCGTGGGCCAGGCCAACGTCCCAAACCTGGTGAACACCATGATGGAGCTCAGGAAGTGCTGCAACCACCCCTACCTCATCAAAG GGGCGGAGGAGAAAATCCTGGAAGATTTCCGCGAGACGTACAGCCCGGCTTCCCTGAACTTCCACCTGCAGGCGATGATCCAGTCCGCAGGGAAGCTGGTCCTCATCGACAAGCTGCTTCCCAAGATGAAGGCTGGGGGTCACAAGGTGCTCATCTTCTCCCAGATGGTGCGCTGCCTGGACATCCTGGAGGACTACCTCATCCAGAGGAG GTACCTGTACGAGCGGATCGACGGCAGAGTGCGGGGGAACCTGAGGCAGGCAGCTATCGATCGCTTCAGCAAGCCCGACTCGGACCGCTTTGTGTTCCTGCTATGCACCAGGGCTGGCGGGCTGGGGATCAACCTGACTGCAGCCGATACCTGCATCATCTTCGACTCGGACTGGAACCCCCAGAACGACCTGCAG GCTCAAGCGCGCTGCCACAGGATTGGTCAGGACAAGGCGGTGAAGGTGTACAGGCTGATCACCCGCAACTCCTACGAGAGGGAGATGTTCGACAGAGCCAGCCTGAAGCTGGGCTTGGACAAGGCTGTGTTGCAGAGCATGAGTGGGAGAGACAACagcactgggggg CAAATGCAGCAGCTCTCCAAGAAGGAGATTGAGAACTTGCTGCGGAGAGGGGCCTACGGGGCCATCATGGACGAGGAGGACGAAGGGTCCAAATTCTGCGAGGAAGACATCGACCAGATCCTGCAGCGGCGAACCAAAACCATCACCATAGAGTCGGAGGGGAGGGGCTCCACTTTTGCAAAA GCCAGTTTCGTGGCATCAGGGAACAGGACAGATATCTCTCTGGATGATCCAAACTTCTGGGACAAGTGGGCTAAGAAAGCAGAGATTGATATGGATGCCCTCAATGACAGA AACAGCCTGGTGATCGACACCCCGAGAGTGAGGAAGCAGACCCGGCCCTTCAGCGCCACGAAGGAGGAACTGGCAGAGTTATCGGAGGGGGAGAGCGAGGGTGACGACAAGCCCAAACTGCGCCGGCCGCACGACCGCCTCAGCGGCTACGGCAGGACCGAGTGCTTCCGGGTCGAGAAGAACCTGCTGGTTTATGG GTGGGGCCGCTGGAGAGACATCCTGCAGCACAGCCGCTTCAAGAGGCAGCTGAATGAGCACGACGTGGAAGTCATCTGCCGGGCGCTGCTCTCCTACTGCCTGGTGCACTACCGAGGCGACGACAAGATCAAGAGCTTCATGTGGGACCTGATCGCTCCCAGCGAGGACGGCCAGACCAAGGAGCTTCAGAACCACCTCG GGCTCTCCGCTCCAGTGCCCAGGGGCCGCAAAGGGAAGAAGATGAAGACTCAGCCCAGCACTTTTGACATCCAGAAAGCAGAGTGGCTGCACAAACACAACCCAGAACACCTGCTGCAGGACGAGGGCTATAAGAAGCACATCAAACACCACTGCAACAA GGTGCTGCTTCGAGTGAGGATGCTGTATTACCTGAAGCAGGAGGTAATAGGAGACCATTTCCAGAAGGTGATTGACGGGGCTGATTCCAG CGAGATTGACATGTGGGTTCCAGAACCGGACCACTCTGAACTTCCTGCTAACTGGTGGGATGCAGACGCCGACAAGAATCTCCTGCTTGGCGTCTTTAAGCATG GTTATGAAAAGTATAGCACCATAAGAGGAGATCCAGCCCTGAGCTTTTTGGAGCGAGTGGGCAAGCCTGACGAGAAGGCAATCGCCGCGGAGCAGAGGGCAAACGACTACATGGATGG AGATGGTGACGACCCTGAATACAAACCGGCTCCAGCGCTGCTTAAGGACGAGATGGAG GACGACGTCTCGTCCCCTGGAGAGCTGATCATTGCAGACGGTAATGGAG ATGggcagatgatgatgatgatggaagGCGACACAATATATTGGCCCCCTCCCTCTGCCTTAACCACTCGCCTGCGTCGACTCATTACAGCCTACCAGCGCAACACCAAGAACAGGCAGGTCCGGCAGATCCGGCAGATCCGGCAGATCCAGCAGGTGTACCCAGTGCAGCCCAGCGCCCTGCCGCCTGCACACCAGGAGCTCATCAACCGCAAGATAGCAGCAAAGATAGAGCGGCAGCAAAG ATGGACCAGACGAGAAGAGGCAGATTTCTACAGAGTGGTGTCCACGTTCGGAGTGGTGTTCGACCCAGAGCAGGGCCGGTTCGACTGGACCAAGTTCCGCGCCATGGCCAGGCTGCACAAGAAGACGGACGAGAGCTTGCAGAAGTACCTGTGTGCTTTCTCAGCCATGTGCCGAAGGGTCTGCCGTCTGCCTCCCAAGGAAGGAG AATCTGCGGACCCGTCCATCTCTATCCAGGCGATCACGGAAGAGCGAGCCTCGCGCACGCTGTACCGCATCGAGCTCCTACGCAAGGTCAGGGAGCAGGTGCTGCGGCACCCCCAGCTCTACGAGCGGCTGCAGCTGTGCCACCCCAGCCAGGACCTGCCGGTGTGGTGGGAAACGGGCACGCACGACCGGGACCTTCTGATCGGCGCAGCCAAGCATGGAGTCAGCCGCACGGACTACCACATCCTCCGAGACCCCGAGCTGAGCTTCATGACGGCCCAGAGAAACTACAGCCAGAACAAAGGGGTGCAGTCCAGGACCCCCACTCCCCtcctgcagcaacagcagcagcatcagaTGGGCCTGGCTGGGTCTCCCCTCACCCCGCAGCCCAGGTTACAGGACCCCAAGACAGGTCAGCCGGAGGACTCCCAACCAAAAGCGGAAAGGACTGACCAGCTCAAAGAGGAACCACACACGTCCGAGGAGGAAGGGTTtgggtcagcaggggaatccaagGTCAAACTGGAGCCTTGGAGCCCGCAGGGAGGCGCCTGTGTGTCCCTGGGTGCACTGGACAGcaaggcagagggagagagacgCATGGTGGCAGCCAGGACTGAACCCCTAACTCCCAGCTCCGTGGTGAAGAAGCAGAAGCGCAGCAGCAAGAGGGGGCGAGGCGGAGGCGGGGtcggggaaggggaagggggtggggggtcaGACTCGGACTCTGACggctcgtcctcctcctcgcgctcctcctcttcatcttcatcatcctcatGCTCTCGGTCTggctccagctcctcctcctcctcttcctcctcctcctcctgctcgtCAGGATCCTCCTCTTcgtcatcctcctcctcttcttcctcagaAGACAGCGACAGCGACTCTGAGGACAGGAAGGAGAATG TCGAAGTCACCCCTGTAGTGAAAGGTTTCGATGAAGACAGCGTGGCGTCGCTCAGCACTACCCACGACGAGACTCAGGACAGCTTCCTCACTGACAACGGGCCACCCAGCTCTGCCCACGTCTTTCAGGGCGGGTACATGCTCGCTGCCTCCTACTGGCCTAAG GATCGGGGGATGATCAATCGTCTGGACAGTATTTGCCAGGCAGTGCTGAAAGGGAAATGGCCCACAGTCAGGAAGAGCTACGATGGCACTGCCGTGGCTTCCTTTTACACCACCAAGCTCCTGGACAGCCCAGGCGCAGACACAGGGCTCCAGGGGCACCCGGCTCCCCGGGACGAGCCGGCTCTGTCGTCTCCGATGTCAAAGGTGAAGAAGCATGTTCGAGAAAAGGAGTTTACAGTGAAAATCAATGac CAGGAAGGTGGCTTGAAGCTGACTTTCCAGAAGCAGGCCCCCCCCCAGAAGAGGCCTTTGGACAGCGAGGAGGGCCCTCTGGGGCAGCAGCAGTACTTGGCTCGCCTGCGGGAGCTGCAGAGCGCCTCAGACACCAGCCTGGCCGACTTTTCCAAGTCTCTGCCCGCTCCAG cagcagcagcagcaacagcagcctctAGCCAGTTGAGACCAAATGGAGTGCTGGATGGCCAGCCTGCCGTGAAGAAGAGGAGAGGCAGACGGAAGAACGTAGAGGGCATGGACCTGCTCTTCATGACTAAGAACAAGCCAGCTCCCAACCAT CTCAGCCCAGGTGGTGGCAGTGGCCCTAAGGACAGCTCCTGTGTGAACCCAGCACAGGTGCTCAGCCAGCCTCCAGGAGCGCTGGACACGGAGAGCAGAGTCCCGGTGATTAACCTGAAGGACGGGACGCGGCTCGCTGGGCATGATGCACCGAAAAAGAAGGATCTGGAGAAGTGGCTGAAGGACCACCCAGGATATGTAGCAGATGTGGGAGCATTCATTCCT ggtaaaatgacatttcaagatGGCAGACCCAAACAGAAGAGGCATCGGTGTAGAAATCCCAACAAGATTGATGTGAACAGCCTGACTGGAGAGGAAAGGGTGCAGGTCATCAACCGGCGGAATGCGAGAAAG GTGGGAGGAGCATTTGCTCCTCCACTGAAGGACCTGTGCAGATTCCTGCAAGAGAACCGGGAGTATGGAGTACCGCCTGAATGGGCAGAGGTAGTGAAGCATTCG GGCTTCCTTCCAGAAAGCATGTTCGACCGCATTCTCACGGGACCGGTGGTTCGCCAGGAGGTGAGCAGACGAGGCCGGCGACCGAAGAGCGAGGTTTCCAAGGCGGTCGCTGGGAGCAGCGGCCCTGCGATGGCTGTCAACCCTCTGCTGACCAACGGCCTGCTCTCAGAGATGGACCTGTCCAGCCTGCAGGCCCTGCAGCAGAACCTCCAGAACCTCCAGTCCTTGCAGCTGACTGCCGGTCTGATGGGCCTGCCAGCCGGAGACGCCAACAACCTGGCCTCCATGTTTCCCATGATGCTCTCTGGCATGGCAGGGCTGCCCAACCTGCTGGGCATGAGCGGCCTGCTGGGCACATGCCCTGAAGGGCCTGGCTCTGAGGACAGGAAGGGAAGCAGCGCTGACCCCTCTGCAGCGGAAGCCAAGGGTGACAGGACAGAAGGTCCCCTGGCTGGCTCGGGAGAAGCCTCCATGACCAGCTCTCCTTCGACCTCCACTGCTGCACCACCAAGTGCTTCTGCTGTAGCCTCAGCAGCTGCAGCCTCAAACCACCCGCTGGCTCTTAACCCCTTGTTACTATCCAGTATGCTTTATCCAGGGATGCTACTCACACCAGGCCTTAATCTTCCTATTCCACCATTGTCTCAGTCTAATCTTTTCGACATGCAGCAGAGTACAAACAGTGACTCAAGCGCCGCGAAGGCCTCAGAAGGAGCGGTGCAGGAAACCCCGGGCGAACCTCAGGAAgaggggagcggagagagcgagcgggGGCCTGTCGGTGTGGACCCCCAGAGGGACAACAGCACAGAAGAGGGCTCTGAGAAAGGGGCTTCTTCTTCATCGTCAGAGTCTGGAAGTTCATCATCTTCATCGGATGATTCGGACTCGAGTGACGAAGACTGA